The DNA sequence TCAATCGTCCGCTCTCCCGGTAACCGGAAATCGGAACTTCACTTCGAGCCCGCCGTCTTTGCGGTTGGCAATGAGAACCTCGCCGCCCTCGCGCCGCGCGGCGGAGATCGCAATCGCAAGCCCCATGCCGGTGCCCTCGGCCTTCGTCGTGAAGAAGGGCTGCGTCACCTTGTGCAGGGATTCCTCGGGAATGCCCGGACCATCGTCGACGACGCGCACCCAGGCAGCGCCCTTCTCTCTCGCGAGGCTCACATCCACGCTGCTCTTTGCTGCGGCAACCGCGTTCTCGACCACGTTGAAGAGCGCTTCGCCGAGTGTCCGCGGGTGCTCGGGCGTATAGCTCGGATCGCCGCCCTCGATATTGAGTTCAACGCCCGCCTGCTTGGCCTTGGCCTGCAGGGCTTCCACCTGCATACTGAGCAGCTCGCGCAGTCCGGGTTTTGCTTCATTATTTTCTTTGTGCTCGGTCTCACCCTCGGCGGGCAAGTCCTCAACAAGAATGCGCCGGAGCTGCTCGCGCACGGCGTTGAGCTTGGTGAGCTCGCCCTCGATGGTCTCGCGTTCTTCGCCTGGAATCGATCCCATGCGCTCGTTGATGAGGTAGGTACTCGCCGCCATGAGACCCAGCTCGTGGCGCATCTGGTGAACGATGCGCGCGGTCACCTCGCCGATGGCGGCCAGCCGCTCGCTCTGCTGGATCTGCTCCAGCGCCTCGCGCAGACGCTCGCGCCGGTCGATCCACAGGGTAAAAACCGTGTTCATATAGAAAGCCCACAGGTAGGAGAGCAGCGCCACTTCCCAGCCCGTCGTCACGTAGACGTAGTGAACGGCGAGCTGCACAGGCGCGGCGATCAGGCCGATGAGC is a window from the Chrysiogenia bacterium genome containing:
- a CDS encoding HAMP domain-containing histidine kinase; protein product: MPAWLPDFASWPEQPGYLRGIFVMGLFAALYPLVLSKRRRLNYTLGLLGYASFYVMGLRMAWVLGPAVALGSLIPLRMQYLPQFPLLFRFRRLSFEEMKGRSGDLIVEGLVFLFAMVVTDVLYRRYGDGIYPIPVWHWRDMAQFVVVAGILTCTWFFLNEARYRLTGVDFIIDAPSEDMSASGPEMLLFTNLAVYGLIGLIAAPVQLAVHYVYVTTGWEVALLSYLWAFYMNTVFTLWIDRRERLREALEQIQQSERLAAIGEVTARIVHQMRHELGLMAASTYLINERMGSIPGEERETIEGELTKLNAVREQLRRILVEDLPAEGETEHKENNEAKPGLRELLSMQVEALQAKAKQAGVELNIEGGDPSYTPEHPRTLGEALFNVVENAVAAAKSSVDVSLAREKGAAWVRVVDDGPGIPEESLHKVTQPFFTTKAEGTGMGLAIAISAARREGGEVLIANRKDGGLEVKFRFPVTGRADD